The Hydrogenobacter thermophilus TK-6 genome window below encodes:
- a CDS encoding tetratricopeptide repeat protein, whose translation MKKVLVFILSFAFSCAMPRVIVLDDPLTAEEHLNLGYIYERKGELKPAKEEYEKALQKDKNMWKAHFNLGNVYAKMEDYAKAEREYKRALELKPNDPDILNNLAWVLYKQGRKEEALLLIKKAISIDDREEYRNTLREIEGS comes from the coding sequence ATGAAAAAGGTGCTGGTTTTTATTCTCTCCTTTGCCTTCTCCTGTGCGATGCCAAGAGTCATAGTGCTTGATGACCCTCTTACTGCGGAGGAGCATCTTAACCTCGGCTACATATACGAAAGAAAAGGTGAGCTAAAGCCGGCTAAGGAAGAGTACGAAAAGGCTCTGCAAAAAGATAAGAATATGTGGAAGGCACACTTTAACCTTGGCAATGTGTATGCAAAAATGGAGGATTATGCAAAAGCGGAAAGGGAATATAAAAGAGCTTTGGAGCTTAAGCCCAACGATCCTGACATACTCAATAACTTAGCCTGGGTGCTTTACAAGCAGGGAAGGAAGGAGGAAGCCCTTTTACTCATAAAAAAAGCCATAAGCATAGATGATAGAGAGGAATATAGGAATACTCTCAGAGAGATAGAAGGAAGCTAA
- the ffh gene encoding signal recognition particle protein, giving the protein MLDLLTERFSKSLSKLRGVRKLTEKQVNDILRDIRMALLEADVDYDVVKSFLKKVRDRAINEDIKNKLSPADSVVLTVYEELTSILGGEKADLKRGVVIFVGLQGTGKTTTIGKLANFLKNQSFKVAVSSTDVRRPAAMLQLQRLAEKVGVPYYSFDEASPVEIATKALERAKKEGVDYLLIDTAGRLHIDEELMEELKRIKEAVKPSEVIYVADAMQGQEALRALKAFHESITLTGVILTKMDGDARGGVALSVKEAIGVPIKFVGVGEKLEDIEIFYPDRIAQRILGLGDLQSLIEKAQQIIPEDEAQVLATRIMMGEFDLEDMLKQIRFIKSMGPLEKILGMIPGVSAELKNLKIDEKKFKKTEAIILSMTKEERRNPKIINMSRKVRIAKGSGTSVGDVNKVLKEYEEMKKMIKRLKGMQGIPKLPRFPFKF; this is encoded by the coding sequence ATGCTTGACCTGCTTACAGAGAGATTCAGCAAGAGTCTATCCAAATTAAGGGGTGTTAGAAAGCTAACGGAGAAGCAAGTCAACGACATTTTAAGAGATATAAGGATGGCACTCTTGGAAGCTGATGTAGATTACGATGTTGTAAAGTCCTTTCTCAAGAAGGTCAGAGACAGAGCTATAAACGAGGATATAAAGAATAAGCTTTCCCCTGCTGACAGCGTAGTGCTGACAGTTTACGAAGAGCTTACCAGCATACTTGGTGGTGAAAAAGCTGACCTCAAAAGGGGAGTGGTAATCTTTGTGGGACTGCAGGGAACTGGAAAGACTACCACCATAGGCAAACTTGCCAACTTTTTAAAGAACCAGAGCTTTAAAGTGGCTGTCTCTTCAACGGATGTAAGAAGACCTGCAGCCATGCTCCAGCTCCAGAGGCTTGCTGAGAAAGTGGGAGTACCATATTACAGTTTTGATGAAGCTTCACCTGTAGAAATAGCCACAAAAGCTCTGGAAAGAGCTAAAAAGGAAGGTGTGGATTACCTGCTCATTGATACCGCTGGAAGGCTTCACATAGATGAGGAGCTGATGGAGGAGCTAAAGCGAATAAAGGAAGCTGTCAAGCCTTCTGAAGTTATTTATGTTGCGGATGCTATGCAGGGACAAGAAGCTCTGCGAGCTTTAAAGGCTTTTCACGAAAGCATTACCTTAACGGGAGTGATCCTTACCAAGATGGATGGTGATGCGAGGGGTGGGGTGGCGCTTTCTGTCAAGGAGGCAATAGGTGTACCTATAAAGTTTGTGGGTGTAGGCGAAAAACTGGAAGATATAGAGATTTTTTATCCTGACAGGATAGCTCAGAGAATACTGGGACTTGGTGATCTTCAAAGCCTTATAGAGAAAGCTCAGCAGATTATACCCGAAGATGAAGCGCAGGTGCTTGCCACCAGGATCATGATGGGAGAGTTTGACCTTGAAGACATGTTAAAGCAGATAAGGTTTATAAAGAGCATGGGACCACTTGAGAAGATCCTCGGCATGATACCAGGCGTGAGTGCAGAACTAAAAAATTTAAAAATAGACGAGAAGAAATTCAAAAAAACTGAAGCCATAATACTTTCCATGACCAAGGAAGAAAGAAGAAATCCAAAAATCATAAATATGAGCAGGAAGGTAAGGATAGCAAAAGGCAGTGGGACGAGCGTAGGGGATGTAAACAAGGTTTTAAAAGAGTACGAAGAGATGAAAAAGATGATAAAGAGACTCAAGGGCATGCAAGGGATACCTAAACTGCCCAGGTTTCCCTTCAAGTTTTAG
- a CDS encoding BsaWI family type II restriction enzyme, with the protein MDADEKEVRRKRQREVSLVGEAIEKRIMQILAQDNKIREECIIGHGPAQAVRAETFVLRDFERDESVELPHLILSVKYTRETGEEVYMYMDADIVIYHKLSRRIVCVISSKKSFRERGAQSAYWSLKKTGRDFKYIIVTPDSDFELYNPDNPYKQAKWRTILENEMAAVFVIDKGPPFKSRNFYVGNDHLKNCIRELLLSQTF; encoded by the coding sequence ATGGATGCGGATGAAAAGGAAGTTAGAAGGAAAAGACAAAGAGAGGTATCCCTTGTAGGAGAAGCTATTGAGAAGCGTATAATGCAAATTCTTGCGCAGGACAACAAAATAAGGGAAGAGTGTATTATCGGGCATGGACCAGCTCAGGCAGTAAGAGCAGAAACCTTTGTTCTCAGGGACTTTGAAAGAGATGAGAGTGTAGAGCTTCCTCATTTAATACTTTCTGTCAAATACACAAGAGAGACGGGAGAAGAGGTTTATATGTATATGGATGCGGACATAGTTATATATCACAAACTCTCAAGAAGAATAGTTTGTGTTATTTCTTCTAAAAAGTCTTTCAGGGAAAGAGGGGCACAGTCCGCTTACTGGTCATTAAAGAAAACGGGACGGGATTTTAAGTATATAATTGTCACTCCAGATAGTGATTTTGAACTCTACAATCCAGACAACCCATACAAGCAGGCAAAGTGGAGGACGATTTTAGAGAACGAAATGGCTGCTGTATTCGTAATAGATAAAGGACCACCTTTCAAGAGCAGGAATTTTTATGTGGGAAATGACCACCTGAAGAACTGCATAAGGGAGCTTTTATTATCACAGACTTTCTGA
- a CDS encoding DNA-methyltransferase, with protein MKYLRKKDFKETKVRILTALYERLKELSIEKGVSLNVLFNKALESFLREQEKEDATEAIEKQNLFYDDGQIRLLLNDFLKVDLEELRGKVNLIVTSPPYNVGMEYGTIDDSMGYEEYLRFTERYLKRFYQLLADDGRVCLNIPLDKNKGGIQSVYADVVCLAKKVGLKYQSTIVWNEQNISRRTAWGSWLSASAPYIIAPVEMVVLLYKEDWKRRDRGKTTISREEFIEWTNGMWTFPGENRKALGHPAPFPLELPLRCIKLFSYEGDLVLDPFVGSGTTMVACRKLNRKGVGIDINKNYLKLAVKRIKEVSPAMFSW; from the coding sequence ATGAAATATCTGAGAAAAAAAGACTTCAAGGAGACAAAAGTAAGAATTCTTACAGCGTTATACGAGAGACTCAAAGAGCTCTCTATAGAAAAAGGGGTGAGTTTAAATGTCCTGTTTAATAAAGCGTTGGAGAGTTTTTTAAGAGAGCAGGAAAAAGAGGATGCTACCGAAGCTATAGAAAAGCAAAACTTGTTTTACGATGATGGGCAGATAAGATTGCTGCTCAATGACTTCTTGAAAGTGGATCTGGAAGAGCTAAGGGGGAAAGTGAATTTAATAGTGACCTCTCCTCCTTACAATGTGGGGATGGAGTATGGGACTATAGACGATAGCATGGGATATGAGGAGTATTTGCGCTTTACTGAGAGGTATCTTAAAAGGTTTTACCAACTGCTTGCGGATGATGGAAGAGTGTGTCTTAACATACCCCTTGACAAAAACAAGGGAGGTATTCAGAGCGTATATGCTGATGTGGTGTGCCTGGCAAAGAAAGTAGGACTCAAATATCAGAGCACAATAGTCTGGAATGAGCAAAACATCTCAAGGAGAACTGCCTGGGGTAGCTGGCTGTCTGCATCCGCTCCATACATTATAGCCCCAGTAGAGATGGTAGTCTTGCTATATAAGGAAGACTGGAAAAGAAGAGACAGGGGAAAGACCACCATAAGCAGGGAAGAGTTCATAGAGTGGACAAACGGAATGTGGACTTTCCCAGGAGAGAACAGGAAAGCTCTTGGTCATCCGGCTCCTTTCCCTCTTGAACTACCGCTAAGGTGTATAAAGCTATTCTCCTATGAGGGAGACCTTGTCCTTGACCCTTTTGTTGGTTCAGGAACTACCATGGTAGCCTGCAGAAAGTTAAACAGAAAGGGTGTGGGGATTGATATAAATAAAAATTATCTCAAACTTGCAGTAAAGAGAATTAAGGAGGTTTCCCCAGCCATGTTCTCTTGGTAA
- the trxB gene encoding thioredoxin-disulfide reductase, which produces MLEISEDVLYDCIIIGGGPAGLTAGLYTARAKLNTLLLEKGTIGGQIAITDLVENYPGFPEGISGKELSLRFKQQAERFGLKVAKAEATKIEKSGKEVFVHLRDGRMLRAKTLIVASGSNPRKLGVPGEDKFLNRGVSYCATCDGALFDGLPIAVIGGGDSATQEALFLTRFGSIVYLIHRRDQLRAQKHLQEKVFSNPKIKFIPDTVVEEISGNEFVEKLILKNTKSGEVSELEVEGVFIFIGLEPNTGFLKGSVELDEKGYVITDEKMMTSLEGVFAAGDCRSGSTGQVAVAVGEGCIAGMQAEKYIEDNF; this is translated from the coding sequence ATGTTGGAGATCTCCGAAGACGTTTTATACGATTGCATTATCATAGGTGGTGGACCAGCAGGACTGACTGCTGGTCTTTATACAGCAAGGGCAAAACTCAACACTCTTCTTCTTGAAAAGGGCACTATTGGTGGTCAGATAGCCATAACGGACCTGGTAGAAAACTATCCTGGTTTTCCCGAGGGCATAAGTGGCAAAGAGCTTTCTCTGAGATTTAAGCAGCAGGCTGAGAGGTTTGGGCTTAAGGTGGCAAAGGCAGAAGCTACAAAAATAGAAAAGAGCGGTAAGGAGGTTTTTGTGCATCTTAGAGATGGGCGCATGCTCAGAGCAAAAACCCTCATAGTGGCGAGCGGTTCAAACCCTAGGAAGCTGGGAGTTCCCGGAGAGGATAAGTTTTTAAATAGGGGCGTCTCCTACTGTGCCACCTGTGATGGTGCTCTCTTTGATGGCTTGCCTATAGCTGTTATAGGTGGAGGAGATTCTGCAACTCAGGAAGCACTGTTCCTTACAAGGTTTGGGAGCATAGTTTACCTTATTCACAGAAGAGACCAGCTGAGGGCCCAGAAGCACCTTCAGGAGAAAGTCTTTTCAAATCCTAAAATAAAGTTTATCCCAGACACTGTAGTAGAAGAGATCAGTGGGAATGAGTTTGTAGAGAAGCTAATACTCAAAAATACAAAGAGCGGAGAGGTCTCTGAGCTTGAAGTGGAAGGAGTTTTTATATTCATAGGTTTGGAACCTAACACAGGTTTTCTAAAGGGTAGTGTTGAGCTTGACGAAAAAGGATACGTAATCACTGATGAGAAGATGATGACAAGCCTTGAGGGTGTGTTCGCTGCAGGGGATTGCAGGAGCGGGTCAACAGGTCAGGTAGCCGTGGCGGTGGGAGAAGGATGCATAGCGGGTATGCAAGCGGAAAAGTACATAGAGGATAACTTCTGA
- the trxA gene encoding thioredoxin: MAGGVIVLTESNWHAEVINSDKPVVVDFWAPWCGPCRIIAPIIEELAMELGDKVKFGKLNTDENPNIAMQYGIRAIPTIMLFSKGEIADTRIGVQPKEALKQMILSHI, translated from the coding sequence ATGGCAGGTGGTGTGATAGTTCTTACCGAAAGCAACTGGCATGCGGAGGTGATAAACTCTGACAAGCCAGTTGTGGTAGACTTCTGGGCGCCCTGGTGTGGACCTTGCAGAATCATAGCACCCATCATAGAAGAGCTTGCTATGGAACTCGGTGATAAGGTAAAATTTGGCAAGTTAAATACCGACGAGAACCCCAACATAGCCATGCAGTATGGTATAAGAGCTATACCTACCATAATGCTTTTTTCTAAGGGAGAGATAGCAGACACAAGAATAGGTGTGCAACCAAAGGAAGCCCTTAAGCAGATGATACTGAGCCATATCTGA
- a CDS encoding ArsR/SmtB family transcription factor, with the protein MVEVVSEEKLEAWAEFLKALAHPIRLRIISVLIEGRQCVKNLSELLHTSQPNVSQHLGILRNKGIVGCKRDGSIVCYYIKDERVLEIYKILSKEV; encoded by the coding sequence ATGGTGGAAGTAGTCTCGGAGGAGAAGTTAGAGGCATGGGCAGAGTTTCTTAAGGCTCTTGCGCACCCTATAAGGCTCAGGATCATCTCCGTTCTCATTGAAGGAAGGCAGTGCGTAAAAAACCTCAGCGAGCTTTTGCACACTTCTCAGCCTAATGTTTCTCAGCATCTGGGCATTTTAAGGAACAAAGGTATAGTAGGATGTAAGAGAGATGGCTCCATTGTTTGCTACTACATCAAGGATGAGAGAGTCTTGGAGATCTACAAAATACTCAGTAAGGAGGTCTAA
- a CDS encoding LPS-assembly protein LptD: MLRTTLSLILSASYAFCLEILSDYLERLPDETVIAEGNVQAYYEKYYIEADYVKYHPKSREVYAEGNVYVKSLDGRMEAWAKVAFLNLKEDSGYFIDSHGRFEKFYLKAQRVDKDREVYTVQKGDITTCPPDKKEMTLCFSHAKVTDKYVFSYSNSLRLFSVPLAYLPLSVFPVGERRSGLLPPLLGSNTYNTFIYQQPVYWAISQDKDTTLTFDIRDKQASGFSLEYRQAISHKKDLQGAVSIYKEPTPPGKWWEGRDLTTFRENRYRLKFDLDLGDFQTGLDTISDPYLLQDVYLHTKEKTVPYLTSYVSYKKDADKFLFTFNARKFYDTTSPNNKQTLQRLPEIGIYYKDTPVFKDLYFNATLAYTNFYREEGPRASRIIFFPELSLPVNFLGRTFYSSFTFENGIYLSSNLSGTDKSFSTVHFVERLPLFFDRRWGKTDFKNVFEVVYSYRPKGYNNPRFDTLDNIDKENQIKFVLRNYTAYDGRLLLSWYLEGGYSFLGSFSYAPFQYLLSLPFAGQQLSTTFNKTVVNKNLMPIRSIVSLSPLPFLSLSSDTLYDPNSSRFLNNTSYLSLNLKNSNITLGYVASKDFFGNRLTDQTLLSANTLYKHMNINLGVVHDNRINKDLLRQLRLDYTGACWSLGVLLRDTYDGNRKKYIKEVFLAFNVFDLQRFTLPLKR; the protein is encoded by the coding sequence GTGTTAAGGACCACTCTTTCTTTGATATTGAGCGCTTCCTACGCCTTTTGTTTGGAAATACTTTCTGACTATCTTGAGAGGCTGCCAGACGAAACTGTTATTGCGGAAGGTAATGTACAAGCTTATTACGAAAAGTATTACATAGAGGCGGATTATGTAAAGTACCATCCTAAAAGCAGGGAAGTTTATGCGGAGGGTAATGTCTATGTTAAGTCTCTTGATGGGAGGATGGAGGCATGGGCAAAAGTAGCCTTTTTGAATTTAAAAGAGGATAGTGGATACTTTATAGACTCGCACGGGCGCTTTGAAAAGTTTTACCTGAAAGCTCAGAGGGTTGACAAAGACAGGGAAGTTTATACAGTTCAGAAGGGAGACATAACCACATGCCCACCCGACAAAAAAGAGATGACTCTTTGCTTCTCACATGCAAAAGTTACGGATAAGTACGTGTTTTCTTATAGCAATTCCTTAAGACTCTTTAGCGTACCACTGGCATATCTTCCTCTGTCCGTATTTCCTGTGGGGGAGAGGCGGTCAGGGCTTTTGCCACCTCTCTTGGGGTCTAACACTTACAACACTTTCATATACCAACAACCTGTTTACTGGGCTATTTCCCAGGATAAAGATACTACCTTGACCTTTGACATAAGGGACAAGCAGGCATCAGGTTTCTCCTTAGAGTACAGACAGGCAATATCCCACAAAAAGGACCTTCAAGGTGCTGTAAGCATTTACAAGGAACCTACGCCACCCGGCAAGTGGTGGGAAGGAAGGGATCTAACCACTTTTAGGGAAAACAGATACAGACTGAAGTTTGACCTTGACCTTGGGGACTTCCAAACAGGGTTGGACACCATATCAGACCCATACCTGCTTCAGGATGTGTATTTGCACACCAAAGAGAAAACTGTGCCTTATCTGACTTCTTATGTATCTTACAAAAAAGACGCTGACAAGTTCCTTTTTACTTTCAACGCAAGAAAATTTTATGATACCACCTCACCCAACAATAAACAAACTCTTCAAAGACTACCTGAGATAGGTATATATTACAAAGATACACCAGTTTTTAAGGATCTTTACTTTAATGCCACTCTTGCCTACACCAACTTTTACAGAGAGGAGGGACCCAGAGCCAGCAGGATCATCTTCTTTCCTGAACTTTCTCTGCCGGTGAACTTCCTTGGAAGAACTTTCTACTCCAGCTTTACTTTTGAAAACGGCATATACCTGTCCTCCAATTTATCGGGTACGGACAAGAGCTTCTCAACAGTACATTTTGTTGAGCGACTTCCTCTATTCTTTGACAGAAGGTGGGGCAAGACTGACTTTAAGAATGTGTTTGAAGTGGTATACAGCTACAGACCTAAGGGTTACAACAATCCAAGGTTTGATACTCTTGATAATATAGACAAAGAAAACCAGATAAAATTTGTCCTAAGAAACTATACTGCTTACGATGGAAGACTGTTATTAAGCTGGTACTTGGAGGGAGGCTACAGCTTCCTGGGAAGCTTTTCTTACGCGCCATTTCAGTATCTCTTGTCTTTACCTTTTGCAGGGCAACAGCTTAGCACTACTTTTAACAAAACTGTTGTAAACAAGAACCTCATGCCTATAAGAAGCATTGTATCTTTGTCTCCACTACCTTTTTTGAGCTTAAGCAGTGATACGCTATATGACCCAAATAGCTCTCGCTTTTTAAATAACACCAGCTACCTGAGCTTGAATCTAAAAAACTCCAACATTACCTTAGGTTATGTGGCATCAAAAGACTTTTTTGGAAACAGACTGACCGACCAGACGCTCCTTTCTGCAAACACATTATACAAACACATGAACATAAACTTGGGAGTTGTGCACGACAATAGGATAAATAAAGACCTTTTGAGACAGCTGAGATTAGATTACACAGGTGCGTGTTGGAGTTTGGGAGTGCTTTTGAGAGATACTTACGACGGCAACAGGAAAAAGTATATAAAGGAAGTTTTCTTGGCTTTTAATGTGTTTGACCTGCAGAGGTTTACACTTCCTCTAAAGAGATAA
- the rpe gene encoding ribulose-phosphate 3-epimerase produces the protein MKLLAPSILSADFWHLGKQVEAVIRGGADLIHFDVMDGHFVPNITFGPVLLESIKNHCNLLLDAHLMIDNADMYIPEFVKAGADWISVHIENNPHIHRTLQLIKDLGAKAGVAINPGTSLSAIEEALHYADFVLLMSVNPGFGGQRFIERSIERLRRLRQMVDSINPSILIEIDGGIKLENLEEVALAGADVFVIGSGIFSSDNVEEQTRRIKRKLISLEEV, from the coding sequence ATGAAGCTTTTGGCTCCCTCCATACTTTCGGCTGACTTTTGGCACTTAGGTAAGCAGGTGGAAGCAGTTATAAGAGGTGGCGCTGACCTTATACATTTTGATGTGATGGATGGACACTTTGTTCCCAACATAACCTTTGGTCCAGTACTTTTGGAAAGTATAAAAAATCACTGCAATTTGCTCCTTGATGCCCATCTCATGATAGATAATGCGGACATGTATATTCCGGAATTCGTAAAAGCAGGTGCTGACTGGATAAGCGTGCACATAGAGAACAATCCTCATATACACAGAACTTTGCAACTCATAAAGGACCTTGGTGCAAAGGCAGGGGTGGCAATAAACCCCGGCACTTCTCTCAGCGCAATAGAAGAAGCACTTCATTATGCTGACTTTGTCCTTCTTATGTCCGTAAATCCAGGTTTTGGAGGGCAGAGGTTTATAGAAAGGTCCATAGAGAGGCTCAGAAGGCTCAGACAGATGGTGGATAGTATAAACCCCAGCATACTCATAGAGATAGATGGAGGCATAAAATTGGAAAACTTGGAAGAGGTGGCACTGGCAGGAGCAGATGTTTTTGTGATAGGTTCGGGCATATTTTCCAGTGATAATGTGGAGGAGCAGACAAGAAGGATAAAAAGAAAGCTTATCTCTTTAGAGGAAGTGTAA
- a CDS encoding helicase HerA domain-containing protein — translation MTEGELIKKLEEATLSAQESIKIVSAWIKGDILENLLKGIKDGVKVEVFVRAGERKDMEITDFRVFRAVRSVRGRIYLNPRLHAKFLIIDDRRAFVGSANLTYAGAHQENFEAVVEITQPEKIEELLSLYENLKKESEELNPNTVAIVISSENSLSSRALLLEEIPQQCFLKTPTERGIMLCKLTSVKTVSLDEGVFLGRNKDKDWILAFVKAYANEIGDVKIGELRVLCEYKKVREEEKESYFGVPLVPLPVGTQLFKMEEEDPDMQRVMSMNLSGYPMEKKAYVGRLLNTNLNVYLDITKISSMHMAVIGTTGAGKTTFVRRLIEHLGSDEVKFFVIDIFGEYYEKLMVDKERIEYIKLPYTLFPIHTDDLKDLFKSYGVDIGERSLEEKTFFMTLRRSLKPDLELISYKEKSLEELLLLSAPPSLRSEVEDFLTILKRDFGDSSIKNQVDIYHMLKKGLYSDKDIVLYDLKDVLNLDARINIVGLLMKEIFILSRLDGKRRIIVLEEAHNFVPERGALDIPFGRENISYTMTKRIALEGRKFGVGLIAITQRPANISKYVLSQLNTQAIFRLITKNDLDAVSVFFEESQLELLRVLPSLRPGTLFLNGLAVPFGMLVSIEL, via the coding sequence ATGACAGAAGGGGAGCTTATAAAAAAGCTTGAGGAGGCAACACTATCTGCTCAAGAGAGCATTAAGATAGTGTCAGCGTGGATAAAGGGGGACATACTTGAAAATCTGCTCAAAGGTATAAAAGATGGCGTAAAGGTGGAGGTCTTTGTAAGAGCTGGTGAAAGAAAGGATATGGAAATTACGGACTTTAGGGTGTTCAGGGCTGTAAGGAGCGTAAGGGGAAGGATATACCTAAATCCCAGACTTCATGCCAAGTTTTTGATAATTGACGACAGAAGAGCCTTTGTTGGTTCTGCTAATCTTACCTATGCGGGAGCGCATCAGGAAAACTTTGAAGCGGTAGTTGAGATTACACAGCCAGAAAAAATTGAGGAACTTTTAAGTCTCTATGAAAATCTAAAGAAAGAGTCTGAAGAGTTAAATCCCAATACTGTTGCAATAGTCATATCTTCAGAAAACTCTCTCTCTTCCCGTGCTTTACTTCTTGAAGAGATTCCACAGCAGTGCTTTCTAAAAACTCCCACCGAAAGAGGTATCATGCTGTGCAAGTTAACTTCAGTAAAAACTGTGAGCCTTGATGAGGGAGTTTTTCTTGGAAGAAACAAGGACAAGGACTGGATTTTAGCCTTTGTAAAGGCATATGCCAATGAAATTGGTGATGTAAAGATAGGTGAACTCAGAGTCTTGTGTGAGTATAAAAAGGTGAGGGAGGAAGAGAAGGAGAGTTACTTTGGAGTACCTCTGGTACCTCTTCCTGTGGGCACACAACTTTTCAAGATGGAAGAGGAAGACCCAGATATGCAGAGAGTCATGAGCATGAACCTTTCTGGATATCCTATGGAGAAAAAAGCTTATGTGGGAAGACTGCTAAATACAAATCTTAATGTTTACCTTGATATTACCAAGATATCCAGCATGCATATGGCGGTTATTGGCACAACAGGTGCAGGAAAGACTACCTTCGTCAGGAGGCTTATAGAGCATTTAGGAAGCGATGAGGTTAAGTTTTTTGTCATTGATATTTTTGGGGAGTATTACGAAAAATTAATGGTGGATAAGGAAAGGATAGAGTACATAAAACTACCTTACACACTTTTTCCTATACATACGGATGATCTCAAAGACCTTTTTAAGTCTTACGGTGTGGACATAGGGGAAAGGTCTTTGGAAGAGAAAACTTTTTTTATGACTCTCAGAAGGTCCCTAAAGCCTGACCTTGAACTCATATCTTACAAAGAAAAGAGTTTAGAAGAGCTACTTCTTTTGTCTGCACCACCATCTCTGAGAAGCGAGGTGGAAGACTTTCTTACCATACTTAAGCGGGACTTTGGGGACAGCTCTATAAAAAATCAGGTGGATATATACCATATGCTAAAGAAGGGACTGTATTCGGACAAGGATATTGTCCTGTATGACCTAAAAGATGTGCTAAATCTGGATGCACGAATAAACATAGTGGGACTTCTTATGAAGGAAATTTTCATACTTTCAAGGCTTGACGGCAAAAGGAGGATAATAGTCCTTGAGGAAGCCCACAACTTTGTACCGGAAAGGGGAGCATTGGACATTCCTTTTGGCAGGGAAAACATCTCTTATACTATGACCAAAAGGATAGCTTTAGAAGGCAGAAAGTTTGGAGTTGGTCTTATAGCCATCACCCAAAGACCCGCCAACATAAGCAAGTATGTTTTGTCCCAGCTCAATACCCAAGCCATTTTCAGGCTAATCACAAAAAATGACCTTGATGCAGTTTCTGTGTTCTTTGAGGAGTCTCAGCTTGAGCTTCTTAGAGTGCTCCCTTCCCTTAGACCCGGCACTCTCTTCTTGAATGGTCTTGCTGTCCCATTTGGCATGCTGGTAAGCATAGAACTTTGA
- a CDS encoding GNAT family N-acetyltransferase: protein MKKQALEFSIEKASEKDIHELAQVYLKGYKGLEEYSYTHIDDVIAYLNWLFRRDVAGIFVAKYEGQIIGFVASDGNWFSKREGKVVGAIHELVVLPDYRSKGVGKALVEKVIEYFKSRGLDTAELWVGEENYEAINFYRWLGFESKDRFNYWIRMVKKL, encoded by the coding sequence ATGAAGAAACAAGCTTTGGAGTTTTCTATAGAAAAAGCTTCGGAAAAGGACATACATGAGCTGGCGCAGGTTTACTTAAAAGGCTACAAAGGTCTTGAAGAGTACTCCTACACCCACATAGATGATGTGATAGCATATCTCAACTGGCTCTTCAGGCGTGATGTGGCTGGTATATTTGTGGCAAAGTATGAAGGGCAAATTATAGGCTTTGTTGCCAGCGACGGAAATTGGTTTAGCAAGAGGGAGGGTAAAGTGGTAGGTGCTATTCACGAGCTTGTGGTGCTTCCAGACTATAGAAGCAAAGGTGTAGGAAAGGCTCTTGTAGAGAAGGTTATAGAGTACTTTAAAAGTAGAGGGCTTGATACTGCGGAACTTTGGGTAGGTGAGGAAAACTACGAGGCTATAAACTTTTACAGATGGCTGGGATTTGAAAGCAAAGATAGGTTTAATTACTGGATAAGGATGGTAAAGAAGTTATGA
- the lolA gene encoding outer membrane lipoprotein chaperone LolA — protein MRYLLLVLIPIISWGQAFSMLEKKLSEIKTLKVAFVQKVSYSWYPKADVSKGFFYAQKGGKFRIEYEQPERMLIVSDGREILLYYPKEKSAIIDKVENNRSAVVEALFLLSKPISEVFDQVGEIKRDNNTTLVLKPKVIDDNFYRVYVELDEELNIRSIRVEDKDGTTTTVEFLSLSKNFSPSEELFRIRLPSGVKVQRL, from the coding sequence ATGAGGTATCTGCTTCTGGTATTAATACCCATCATATCTTGGGGACAGGCTTTTTCTATGCTGGAGAAGAAGCTCAGCGAGATAAAAACCCTTAAGGTTGCCTTTGTTCAGAAGGTTTCTTATTCATGGTATCCCAAAGCGGATGTGTCTAAAGGGTTTTTCTACGCGCAAAAGGGTGGTAAGTTTAGAATAGAATACGAACAGCCAGAGCGTATGCTGATAGTATCAGACGGTAGAGAGATCCTCCTTTACTACCCTAAGGAAAAAAGCGCCATCATAGACAAGGTGGAAAACAACAGGTCAGCAGTGGTTGAGGCACTTTTCCTCCTTTCCAAGCCCATCAGTGAGGTCTTTGACCAGGTGGGAGAGATAAAAAGGGATAATAACACTACACTTGTCCTTAAACCAAAGGTTATTGACGATAACTTTTATAGGGTTTATGTAGAACTTGATGAAGAGCTTAACATAAGAAGCATCAGGGTGGAAGATAAAGATGGTACTACCACCACAGTGGAGTTTTTGAGCTTAAGTAAGAATTTTTCACCCTCCGAAGAGCTATTTAGGATCAGGCTACCCAGCGGTGTTAAGGTGCAAAGGTTATGA